Proteins found in one Lycium ferocissimum isolate CSIRO_LF1 chromosome 6, AGI_CSIRO_Lferr_CH_V1, whole genome shotgun sequence genomic segment:
- the LOC132060102 gene encoding uncharacterized protein LOC132060102, with translation MVGWHRHLQCILRHAGKRYQQNQTVPFNSLFHSKASSVLGKAPYLPRLQNALSPCISRPLYQYLQHLGLSGSRTLLADSSADATPISSPLTPLLTSTGSTEAEKAASKPSKVQAVLKGIKQSPKKMNLVAALVRGMRVEDALLQLQVTVKRAAKTVYQVIHSARANAVHNHGFDPDRLIVAEAFLGKGLYKKRLSYHAKGKCGLMMRPVCRLTVVVREITPEEEAEIAKLRVHNFKKLTKRERRLVPHKLIETTPIWNRRSRARSSGAGAVAE, from the exons ATGGTGGGCTGGCACCGGCATCTTCAGTGCATACTTCGTCATGCTGGGAAGAGATATCAACAAAATCAAACTGTTCCTTTCAATTCATTGTTTCACTCTAAGGCATCTTCAGTGCTTG GCAAGGCGCCTTATTTACCACGGCTGCAGAATGCACTTTCACCTTGCATCTCAAGGCCATTGTACCAATATCTACAACATCTG GGGTTGTCTGGTTCAAGGACATTACTTGCAGACTCATCAGCTGATGCAACACCAATTTCTTCTCCGTTAACACCACTTCTAACATCTACTGGAAGTACTGAAGCAGAGAAAGCAGCGTCTAAACCTTCAAAAGTCCAAGCAGTTTTGAAGGGTATAAAACAG AGCCCAAAGAAGATGAACTTGGTTGCTGCATTAGTTCGTGGAATGCGTGTTGAAGATGCATTGCTACAGTTGCAAGTGACGGTGAAACGAGCTGCCAAAACTGTCTATCAG GTTATACACTCAGCTCGGGCAAATGCAGTGCATAACCATGGATTTGATCCAGATCGTCTTATTGTTG CTGAGGCATTTCTTGGGAAGGGGCTTTATAAGAAAAGGTTGTCCTACCATGCCAAAGGAAAGTGTGGACTGATGATGAGGCCAGTATGTAGACTGACAGTGGTAGTTAGGGAGATAACACCAGAGGAGGAGGCCGAGATAGCTAAGTTGAGAGTACACAACTTCAAAAAGCTAACCAAACGCGAAAGGCGACTTGTCCCTCATAAGCTCATTGAGACTACTCCAATATGGAACCGCAGGAGCAGAGCTAGAAGTAGTGGCGCAGGTGCTGTCGCTGAATAA
- the LOC132060106 gene encoding protein EARLY RESPONSIVE TO DEHYDRATION 15-like, giving the protein MALVSGGRSTLNPNAPLFIPSYVRQVEDFSPEWWNLVTTATWFRDYWTSQHEGEEFGDDDLWFAGNDVADLLPENIDLDVDEDILNMEAQFEEFLQSSESGQQGIKSSLSGINGCPKGSEALIRTLNMPKPKSPIEPPKYFEKPAKIVSPKNSLRRIQQPR; this is encoded by the exons ATGGCGTTAGTTTCTGGTGGAAGGTCGACACTGAATCCGAATGCGCCTCTCTTCATCCCATCTTATGTGCGTCAAGTGGAGGACTTTTCACCCGAATGGTGGAATTTGGTAACAACTGCAACATGGTTCCGTGACTATTGGACGAGCCAGCATGAGGGAGAGGAATTTGGCGATGATGATCTTTGGTTCGCAGGAAATGATGTTGCTGACTTGCTTCCCGAAAACATTGATCTTGACGTTGACGAGGATATTTTGAACATGGAAGCTCAGTTTGAAGAATTTCTTCAGTCATCCGAAAGTGGGCAACAAGGAATCAAGTCATCGCTCTCTGGTATCAACG GCTGTCCTAAGGGTTCTGAGGCACTCATAAGGACGCTGAACATGCCAAAGCCAAAATCTCCCATCGAGCCTCCAAAGTACTTCGAGAAGCCAGCAAAGATTGTTAGCCCAAAGAACAGCCTTCGTCGCATCCAGCAGCCTCGTTGA